One Equus caballus isolate H_3958 breed thoroughbred chromosome 14, TB-T2T, whole genome shotgun sequence DNA segment encodes these proteins:
- the CNOT6 gene encoding CCR4-NOT transcription complex subunit 6 isoform X7, whose product MVSLRELHLNNNLLRVLPFELGKLFQLQTLGLKGNPLTQDILNLYLEPDGTRRLLNYLLDNLAGTAKRISTEQPPPRSWIMLQEPDRTRPTALFSVMCYNVLCDKYATRQLYGYCPSWALNWDYRKKAIIQEILSCNADIVSLQEVETEQYYSFFLVELKERGYNGFFSPKSRARTMSEQERKHVDGCAIFFKTEKFTLVQKHTVEFNQLAMANSEGSEAMLNRVMTKDNIGVAVLLELRKELIEMSSGKPHLGTEKQLILVANAHMHWDPEYSDVKLVQTMMFLSEVKNIIDKASRSLQSSVLGEFGAIPLVLCADLNSLPDSGVVEYLSTGGVETNHKDFKELRYNESLTNFSCNGKNGTTNGRITHGFKLKSAYESGLMPYTNYTFDFKLRTFSSTSDNLSMKPCVVMKTIYRREKLHGERSGRLWTECNGWYMYVLIFLNL is encoded by the exons ATGGTATCACTCAG GGAACTCCATTTAAATAACAACCTGTTACGAGTTCTACCTTTTGAGCTGGGAAAACTGTTTCAGTTGCAGACTTTAGGCCTGAAAG gAAATCCACTTACCCAAGATATATTGAACCTCTATTTGGAACCAGATGGAACAAGAAGGCTACTGAACTATTTGCTTGATAATTTGGCAGGTACTGCAAAAAGAA TTTCAACAGAACAACCACCTCCAAGATCTTGGATTATGTTACAAGAACCAGACAGAACAAGGCCTACTG CCTTGTTTTCTGTCATGTGCTACAATGTTCTTTGTGATAAATACGCGACCCGGCAGTTATACGGCTACTGTCCATCATGGGCGCTAAACTGGGACTACAGGAAAAAGGCCATTATTCAAGAAATCTTGAGCTGCAATGCTGATATCGTAAGTCTTCAG GAGGTTGAAACAGAACAGTATTACAGTTTTTTTCTGGTAGAACTGAAAGAACGTGGCTATAATGGATTCTTTAGTCCTAAATCTAGAGCTAGGACAATgtcagaacaagaaagaaaacatgttgATGGCTGTGCAATATTCTTCAAGACAGAAAA atttactTTGGTTCAGAAACACACTGTTGAATTTAATCAGCTAGCGATGGCAAATTCAGAAGGGTCTGAAGCTATGCTGAACAGAGTCATGACAAAAGATAACATTGGAGTTGCAGTACTGCTAGAACTTCGAAAGGAATTGATTGAAATGTCAT CTGGAAAACCACATCTCGGAACAGAAAAACAACTGATTCTTGTGGCTAATGCTCATATGCATTGGGACCCTGAATACTCTGATGTGAAGTTGGTTCAGACAATGATGTTCCTCTCAGAAGTGAAGAACATTATTGACAAAGCCTCACGGAGCCTCCAGTCCAGTGTGTTGGGAGAGTTTGGAGCTATTCCACTGGTGTTGTGTGCAGATCTTAATTCTTTGCCAGACTCTG gtGTTGTAGAATATTTGAGCACTGGTGGAGTAGAAACAAACCATAAAGACTTTAAGGAGCTGAGATATAATGAAAGTCTTACAAACTTCAGCTGCAATGGGAAAAATGGGACGACCAATGGCAGGATCACGCATGGGTTCAAGTTAAAGAGTGCCTACGAGAGTGGCCTGATGCCCTACACGAACTACACCTTCGATTTCAAG CTTAGGACATTTTCTTCGACCAGTGACAACTTATCCATGAAACCCTGTGTTGTCATGAAA
- the CNOT6 gene encoding CCR4-NOT transcription complex subunit 6 isoform X3, translating into MPKEKYEPPDPRRMYTIMSSEEAANGKKSHWAELEISGKVRSLSSSLWSLTHLTALHLSDNSLSRIPSDIAKLHNLVYLDLSSNKIRSLPAELGNMVSLRELHLNNNLLRVLPFELGKLFQLQTLGLKGNPLTQDILNLYLEPDGTRRLLNYLLDNLAGTAKRISTEQPPPRSWIMLQEPDRTRPTALFSVMCYNVLCDKYATRQLYGYCPSWALNWDYRKKAIIQEILSCNADIVSLQEVETEQYYSFFLVELKERGYNGFFSPKSRARTMSEQERKHVDGCAIFFKTEKFTLVQKHTVEFNQLAMANSEGSEAMLNRVMTKDNIGVAVLLELRKELIEMSSGKPHLGTEKQLILVANAHMHWDPEYSDVKLVQTMMFLSEVKNIIDKASRSLQSSVLGEFGAIPLVLCADLNSLPDSGVVEYLSTGGVETNHKDFKELRYNESLTNFSCNGKNGTTNGRITHGFKLKSAYESGLMPYTNYTFDFKLRTFSSTSDNLSMKPCVVMKTIYRREKLHGERSGRLWTECNGWYMYVLIFLNL; encoded by the exons ATGCCCAAAGAAAAATACGAGCCCCCTGACCCTCGGAGGATGTACACAATTATGTCCTCCGAGGAAGCAGCAAATGGAAAGAAATCACATTGGGCAGAGCTTGAAATAAGTG gaAAAGTAAGAAGCTTAAGCTCATCTTTGTGGTCACTAACTCACCTGACAGCTTTGCATCTGAGTGACAATTCCCTGTCCCGTATTCCTTCAGACATTGCCAAGCTTCACAATCTGGTGTATCTGGACCTGTCTTCTAATAAAATCCGGAGTTTACCGGCAGAACTCGGAAACATGGTATCACTCAG GGAACTCCATTTAAATAACAACCTGTTACGAGTTCTACCTTTTGAGCTGGGAAAACTGTTTCAGTTGCAGACTTTAGGCCTGAAAG gAAATCCACTTACCCAAGATATATTGAACCTCTATTTGGAACCAGATGGAACAAGAAGGCTACTGAACTATTTGCTTGATAATTTGGCAGGTACTGCAAAAAGAA TTTCAACAGAACAACCACCTCCAAGATCTTGGATTATGTTACAAGAACCAGACAGAACAAGGCCTACTG CCTTGTTTTCTGTCATGTGCTACAATGTTCTTTGTGATAAATACGCGACCCGGCAGTTATACGGCTACTGTCCATCATGGGCGCTAAACTGGGACTACAGGAAAAAGGCCATTATTCAAGAAATCTTGAGCTGCAATGCTGATATCGTAAGTCTTCAG GAGGTTGAAACAGAACAGTATTACAGTTTTTTTCTGGTAGAACTGAAAGAACGTGGCTATAATGGATTCTTTAGTCCTAAATCTAGAGCTAGGACAATgtcagaacaagaaagaaaacatgttgATGGCTGTGCAATATTCTTCAAGACAGAAAA atttactTTGGTTCAGAAACACACTGTTGAATTTAATCAGCTAGCGATGGCAAATTCAGAAGGGTCTGAAGCTATGCTGAACAGAGTCATGACAAAAGATAACATTGGAGTTGCAGTACTGCTAGAACTTCGAAAGGAATTGATTGAAATGTCAT CTGGAAAACCACATCTCGGAACAGAAAAACAACTGATTCTTGTGGCTAATGCTCATATGCATTGGGACCCTGAATACTCTGATGTGAAGTTGGTTCAGACAATGATGTTCCTCTCAGAAGTGAAGAACATTATTGACAAAGCCTCACGGAGCCTCCAGTCCAGTGTGTTGGGAGAGTTTGGAGCTATTCCACTGGTGTTGTGTGCAGATCTTAATTCTTTGCCAGACTCTG gtGTTGTAGAATATTTGAGCACTGGTGGAGTAGAAACAAACCATAAAGACTTTAAGGAGCTGAGATATAATGAAAGTCTTACAAACTTCAGCTGCAATGGGAAAAATGGGACGACCAATGGCAGGATCACGCATGGGTTCAAGTTAAAGAGTGCCTACGAGAGTGGCCTGATGCCCTACACGAACTACACCTTCGATTTCAAG CTTAGGACATTTTCTTCGACCAGTGACAACTTATCCATGAAACCCTGTGTTGTCATGAAA
- the CNOT6 gene encoding CCR4-NOT transcription complex subunit 6 isoform X4, with protein sequence MPKEKYEPPDPRRMYTIMSSEEAANGKKSHWAELEISGKVRSLSSSLWSLTHLTALHLSDNSLSRIPSDIAKLHNLVYLDLSSNKIRSLPAELGNMVSLRELHLNNNLLRVLPFELGKLFQLQTLGLKGNPLTQDILNLYLEPDGTRRLLNYLLDNLAVSTEQPPPRSWIMLQEPDRTRPTALFSVMCYNVLCDKYATRQLYGYCPSWALNWDYRKKAIIQEILSCNADIVSLQEVETEQYYSFFLVELKERGYNGFFSPKSRARTMSEQERKHVDGCAIFFKTEKFTLVQKHTVEFNQLAMANSEGSEAMLNRVMTKDNIGVAVLLELRKELIEMSSGKPHLGTEKQLILVANAHMHWDPEYSDVKLVQTMMFLSEVKNIIDKASRSLQSSVLGEFGAIPLVLCADLNSLPDSGVVEYLSTGGVETNHKDFKELRYNESLTNFSCNGKNGTTNGRITHGFKLKSAYESGLMPYTNYTFDFKLRTFSSTSDNLSMKPCVVMKTIYRREKLHGERSGRLWTECNGWYMYVLIFLNL encoded by the exons ATGCCCAAAGAAAAATACGAGCCCCCTGACCCTCGGAGGATGTACACAATTATGTCCTCCGAGGAAGCAGCAAATGGAAAGAAATCACATTGGGCAGAGCTTGAAATAAGTG gaAAAGTAAGAAGCTTAAGCTCATCTTTGTGGTCACTAACTCACCTGACAGCTTTGCATCTGAGTGACAATTCCCTGTCCCGTATTCCTTCAGACATTGCCAAGCTTCACAATCTGGTGTATCTGGACCTGTCTTCTAATAAAATCCGGAGTTTACCGGCAGAACTCGGAAACATGGTATCACTCAG GGAACTCCATTTAAATAACAACCTGTTACGAGTTCTACCTTTTGAGCTGGGAAAACTGTTTCAGTTGCAGACTTTAGGCCTGAAAG gAAATCCACTTACCCAAGATATATTGAACCTCTATTTGGAACCAGATGGAACAAGAAGGCTACTGAACTATTTGCTTGATAATTTGGCAG TTTCAACAGAACAACCACCTCCAAGATCTTGGATTATGTTACAAGAACCAGACAGAACAAGGCCTACTG CCTTGTTTTCTGTCATGTGCTACAATGTTCTTTGTGATAAATACGCGACCCGGCAGTTATACGGCTACTGTCCATCATGGGCGCTAAACTGGGACTACAGGAAAAAGGCCATTATTCAAGAAATCTTGAGCTGCAATGCTGATATCGTAAGTCTTCAG GAGGTTGAAACAGAACAGTATTACAGTTTTTTTCTGGTAGAACTGAAAGAACGTGGCTATAATGGATTCTTTAGTCCTAAATCTAGAGCTAGGACAATgtcagaacaagaaagaaaacatgttgATGGCTGTGCAATATTCTTCAAGACAGAAAA atttactTTGGTTCAGAAACACACTGTTGAATTTAATCAGCTAGCGATGGCAAATTCAGAAGGGTCTGAAGCTATGCTGAACAGAGTCATGACAAAAGATAACATTGGAGTTGCAGTACTGCTAGAACTTCGAAAGGAATTGATTGAAATGTCAT CTGGAAAACCACATCTCGGAACAGAAAAACAACTGATTCTTGTGGCTAATGCTCATATGCATTGGGACCCTGAATACTCTGATGTGAAGTTGGTTCAGACAATGATGTTCCTCTCAGAAGTGAAGAACATTATTGACAAAGCCTCACGGAGCCTCCAGTCCAGTGTGTTGGGAGAGTTTGGAGCTATTCCACTGGTGTTGTGTGCAGATCTTAATTCTTTGCCAGACTCTG gtGTTGTAGAATATTTGAGCACTGGTGGAGTAGAAACAAACCATAAAGACTTTAAGGAGCTGAGATATAATGAAAGTCTTACAAACTTCAGCTGCAATGGGAAAAATGGGACGACCAATGGCAGGATCACGCATGGGTTCAAGTTAAAGAGTGCCTACGAGAGTGGCCTGATGCCCTACACGAACTACACCTTCGATTTCAAG CTTAGGACATTTTCTTCGACCAGTGACAACTTATCCATGAAACCCTGTGTTGTCATGAAA
- the CNOT6 gene encoding CCR4-NOT transcription complex subunit 6 isoform X1 → MPKEKYEPPDPRRMYTIMSSEEAANGKKSHWAELEISGKVRSLSSSLWSLTHLTALHLSDNSLSRIPSDIAKLHNLVYLDLSSNKIRSLPAELGNMVSLRELHLNNNLLRVLPFELGKLFQLQTLGLKGNPLTQDILNLYLEPDGTRRLLNYLLDNLAGTAKRISTEQPPPRSWIMLQEPDRTRPTALFSVMCYNVLCDKYATRQLYGYCPSWALNWDYRKKAIIQEILSCNADIVSLQEVETEQYYSFFLVELKERGYNGFFSPKSRARTMSEQERKHVDGCAIFFKTEKFTLVQKHTVEFNQLAMANSEGSEAMLNRVMTKDNIGVAVLLELRKELIEMSSGKPHLGTEKQLILVANAHMHWDPEYSDVKLVQTMMFLSEVKNIIDKASRSLQSSVLGEFGAIPLVLCADLNSLPDSGVVEYLSTGGVETNHKDFKELRYNESLTNFSCNGKNGTTNGRITHGFKLKSAYESGLMPYTNYTFDFKGIIDYIFYSKPQLNTLGILGPLDHHWLVENNISGCPHPLIPSDHFSLFAQLELLLPFLPQVNGIHLPSRR, encoded by the exons ATGCCCAAAGAAAAATACGAGCCCCCTGACCCTCGGAGGATGTACACAATTATGTCCTCCGAGGAAGCAGCAAATGGAAAGAAATCACATTGGGCAGAGCTTGAAATAAGTG gaAAAGTAAGAAGCTTAAGCTCATCTTTGTGGTCACTAACTCACCTGACAGCTTTGCATCTGAGTGACAATTCCCTGTCCCGTATTCCTTCAGACATTGCCAAGCTTCACAATCTGGTGTATCTGGACCTGTCTTCTAATAAAATCCGGAGTTTACCGGCAGAACTCGGAAACATGGTATCACTCAG GGAACTCCATTTAAATAACAACCTGTTACGAGTTCTACCTTTTGAGCTGGGAAAACTGTTTCAGTTGCAGACTTTAGGCCTGAAAG gAAATCCACTTACCCAAGATATATTGAACCTCTATTTGGAACCAGATGGAACAAGAAGGCTACTGAACTATTTGCTTGATAATTTGGCAGGTACTGCAAAAAGAA TTTCAACAGAACAACCACCTCCAAGATCTTGGATTATGTTACAAGAACCAGACAGAACAAGGCCTACTG CCTTGTTTTCTGTCATGTGCTACAATGTTCTTTGTGATAAATACGCGACCCGGCAGTTATACGGCTACTGTCCATCATGGGCGCTAAACTGGGACTACAGGAAAAAGGCCATTATTCAAGAAATCTTGAGCTGCAATGCTGATATCGTAAGTCTTCAG GAGGTTGAAACAGAACAGTATTACAGTTTTTTTCTGGTAGAACTGAAAGAACGTGGCTATAATGGATTCTTTAGTCCTAAATCTAGAGCTAGGACAATgtcagaacaagaaagaaaacatgttgATGGCTGTGCAATATTCTTCAAGACAGAAAA atttactTTGGTTCAGAAACACACTGTTGAATTTAATCAGCTAGCGATGGCAAATTCAGAAGGGTCTGAAGCTATGCTGAACAGAGTCATGACAAAAGATAACATTGGAGTTGCAGTACTGCTAGAACTTCGAAAGGAATTGATTGAAATGTCAT CTGGAAAACCACATCTCGGAACAGAAAAACAACTGATTCTTGTGGCTAATGCTCATATGCATTGGGACCCTGAATACTCTGATGTGAAGTTGGTTCAGACAATGATGTTCCTCTCAGAAGTGAAGAACATTATTGACAAAGCCTCACGGAGCCTCCAGTCCAGTGTGTTGGGAGAGTTTGGAGCTATTCCACTGGTGTTGTGTGCAGATCTTAATTCTTTGCCAGACTCTG gtGTTGTAGAATATTTGAGCACTGGTGGAGTAGAAACAAACCATAAAGACTTTAAGGAGCTGAGATATAATGAAAGTCTTACAAACTTCAGCTGCAATGGGAAAAATGGGACGACCAATGGCAGGATCACGCATGGGTTCAAGTTAAAGAGTGCCTACGAGAGTGGCCTGATGCCCTACACGAACTACACCTTCGATTTCAAG GGTATAATTGACTACATCTTTTACTCTAAACCTCAGCTGAACACTTTAGGCATCCTGGGACCTCTGGATCACCATTGGCTAGTTGAGAATAATATCAGCGGCTGCCCACACCCACTCATCCCCTCTGATCACTTCTCACTTTTTGCACAACTGGAGCTCTTACTGCCTTTCCTGCCCCAAGTTAACGGCATTCACCTTCCCAGCAGGAGGTAG
- the CNOT6 gene encoding CCR4-NOT transcription complex subunit 6 isoform X5 — MVSLRELHLNNNLLRVLPFELGKLFQLQTLGLKGNPLTQDILNLYLEPDGTRRLLNYLLDNLAGTAKRISTEQPPPRSWIMLQEPDRTRPTALFSVMCYNVLCDKYATRQLYGYCPSWALNWDYRKKAIIQEILSCNADIVSLQEVETEQYYSFFLVELKERGYNGFFSPKSRARTMSEQERKHVDGCAIFFKTEKFTLVQKHTVEFNQLAMANSEGSEAMLNRVMTKDNIGVAVLLELRKELIEMSSGKPHLGTEKQLILVANAHMHWDPEYSDVKLVQTMMFLSEVKNIIDKASRSLQSSVLGEFGAIPLVLCADLNSLPDSGVVEYLSTGGVETNHKDFKELRYNESLTNFSCNGKNGTTNGRITHGFKLKSAYESGLMPYTNYTFDFKGIIDYIFYSKPQLNTLGILGPLDHHWLVENNISGCPHPLIPSDHFSLFAQLELLLPFLPQVNGIHLPSRR, encoded by the exons ATGGTATCACTCAG GGAACTCCATTTAAATAACAACCTGTTACGAGTTCTACCTTTTGAGCTGGGAAAACTGTTTCAGTTGCAGACTTTAGGCCTGAAAG gAAATCCACTTACCCAAGATATATTGAACCTCTATTTGGAACCAGATGGAACAAGAAGGCTACTGAACTATTTGCTTGATAATTTGGCAGGTACTGCAAAAAGAA TTTCAACAGAACAACCACCTCCAAGATCTTGGATTATGTTACAAGAACCAGACAGAACAAGGCCTACTG CCTTGTTTTCTGTCATGTGCTACAATGTTCTTTGTGATAAATACGCGACCCGGCAGTTATACGGCTACTGTCCATCATGGGCGCTAAACTGGGACTACAGGAAAAAGGCCATTATTCAAGAAATCTTGAGCTGCAATGCTGATATCGTAAGTCTTCAG GAGGTTGAAACAGAACAGTATTACAGTTTTTTTCTGGTAGAACTGAAAGAACGTGGCTATAATGGATTCTTTAGTCCTAAATCTAGAGCTAGGACAATgtcagaacaagaaagaaaacatgttgATGGCTGTGCAATATTCTTCAAGACAGAAAA atttactTTGGTTCAGAAACACACTGTTGAATTTAATCAGCTAGCGATGGCAAATTCAGAAGGGTCTGAAGCTATGCTGAACAGAGTCATGACAAAAGATAACATTGGAGTTGCAGTACTGCTAGAACTTCGAAAGGAATTGATTGAAATGTCAT CTGGAAAACCACATCTCGGAACAGAAAAACAACTGATTCTTGTGGCTAATGCTCATATGCATTGGGACCCTGAATACTCTGATGTGAAGTTGGTTCAGACAATGATGTTCCTCTCAGAAGTGAAGAACATTATTGACAAAGCCTCACGGAGCCTCCAGTCCAGTGTGTTGGGAGAGTTTGGAGCTATTCCACTGGTGTTGTGTGCAGATCTTAATTCTTTGCCAGACTCTG gtGTTGTAGAATATTTGAGCACTGGTGGAGTAGAAACAAACCATAAAGACTTTAAGGAGCTGAGATATAATGAAAGTCTTACAAACTTCAGCTGCAATGGGAAAAATGGGACGACCAATGGCAGGATCACGCATGGGTTCAAGTTAAAGAGTGCCTACGAGAGTGGCCTGATGCCCTACACGAACTACACCTTCGATTTCAAG GGTATAATTGACTACATCTTTTACTCTAAACCTCAGCTGAACACTTTAGGCATCCTGGGACCTCTGGATCACCATTGGCTAGTTGAGAATAATATCAGCGGCTGCCCACACCCACTCATCCCCTCTGATCACTTCTCACTTTTTGCACAACTGGAGCTCTTACTGCCTTTCCTGCCCCAAGTTAACGGCATTCACCTTCCCAGCAGGAGGTAG
- the CNOT6 gene encoding CCR4-NOT transcription complex subunit 6 isoform X6: MVSLRELHLNNNLLRVLPFELGKLFQLQTLGLKGNPLTQDILNLYLEPDGTRRLLNYLLDNLAVSTEQPPPRSWIMLQEPDRTRPTALFSVMCYNVLCDKYATRQLYGYCPSWALNWDYRKKAIIQEILSCNADIVSLQEVETEQYYSFFLVELKERGYNGFFSPKSRARTMSEQERKHVDGCAIFFKTEKFTLVQKHTVEFNQLAMANSEGSEAMLNRVMTKDNIGVAVLLELRKELIEMSSGKPHLGTEKQLILVANAHMHWDPEYSDVKLVQTMMFLSEVKNIIDKASRSLQSSVLGEFGAIPLVLCADLNSLPDSGVVEYLSTGGVETNHKDFKELRYNESLTNFSCNGKNGTTNGRITHGFKLKSAYESGLMPYTNYTFDFKGIIDYIFYSKPQLNTLGILGPLDHHWLVENNISGCPHPLIPSDHFSLFAQLELLLPFLPQVNGIHLPSRR; encoded by the exons ATGGTATCACTCAG GGAACTCCATTTAAATAACAACCTGTTACGAGTTCTACCTTTTGAGCTGGGAAAACTGTTTCAGTTGCAGACTTTAGGCCTGAAAG gAAATCCACTTACCCAAGATATATTGAACCTCTATTTGGAACCAGATGGAACAAGAAGGCTACTGAACTATTTGCTTGATAATTTGGCAG TTTCAACAGAACAACCACCTCCAAGATCTTGGATTATGTTACAAGAACCAGACAGAACAAGGCCTACTG CCTTGTTTTCTGTCATGTGCTACAATGTTCTTTGTGATAAATACGCGACCCGGCAGTTATACGGCTACTGTCCATCATGGGCGCTAAACTGGGACTACAGGAAAAAGGCCATTATTCAAGAAATCTTGAGCTGCAATGCTGATATCGTAAGTCTTCAG GAGGTTGAAACAGAACAGTATTACAGTTTTTTTCTGGTAGAACTGAAAGAACGTGGCTATAATGGATTCTTTAGTCCTAAATCTAGAGCTAGGACAATgtcagaacaagaaagaaaacatgttgATGGCTGTGCAATATTCTTCAAGACAGAAAA atttactTTGGTTCAGAAACACACTGTTGAATTTAATCAGCTAGCGATGGCAAATTCAGAAGGGTCTGAAGCTATGCTGAACAGAGTCATGACAAAAGATAACATTGGAGTTGCAGTACTGCTAGAACTTCGAAAGGAATTGATTGAAATGTCAT CTGGAAAACCACATCTCGGAACAGAAAAACAACTGATTCTTGTGGCTAATGCTCATATGCATTGGGACCCTGAATACTCTGATGTGAAGTTGGTTCAGACAATGATGTTCCTCTCAGAAGTGAAGAACATTATTGACAAAGCCTCACGGAGCCTCCAGTCCAGTGTGTTGGGAGAGTTTGGAGCTATTCCACTGGTGTTGTGTGCAGATCTTAATTCTTTGCCAGACTCTG gtGTTGTAGAATATTTGAGCACTGGTGGAGTAGAAACAAACCATAAAGACTTTAAGGAGCTGAGATATAATGAAAGTCTTACAAACTTCAGCTGCAATGGGAAAAATGGGACGACCAATGGCAGGATCACGCATGGGTTCAAGTTAAAGAGTGCCTACGAGAGTGGCCTGATGCCCTACACGAACTACACCTTCGATTTCAAG GGTATAATTGACTACATCTTTTACTCTAAACCTCAGCTGAACACTTTAGGCATCCTGGGACCTCTGGATCACCATTGGCTAGTTGAGAATAATATCAGCGGCTGCCCACACCCACTCATCCCCTCTGATCACTTCTCACTTTTTGCACAACTGGAGCTCTTACTGCCTTTCCTGCCCCAAGTTAACGGCATTCACCTTCCCAGCAGGAGGTAG
- the CNOT6 gene encoding CCR4-NOT transcription complex subunit 6 isoform X2: MPKEKYEPPDPRRMYTIMSSEEAANGKKSHWAELEISGKVRSLSSSLWSLTHLTALHLSDNSLSRIPSDIAKLHNLVYLDLSSNKIRSLPAELGNMVSLRELHLNNNLLRVLPFELGKLFQLQTLGLKGNPLTQDILNLYLEPDGTRRLLNYLLDNLAVSTEQPPPRSWIMLQEPDRTRPTALFSVMCYNVLCDKYATRQLYGYCPSWALNWDYRKKAIIQEILSCNADIVSLQEVETEQYYSFFLVELKERGYNGFFSPKSRARTMSEQERKHVDGCAIFFKTEKFTLVQKHTVEFNQLAMANSEGSEAMLNRVMTKDNIGVAVLLELRKELIEMSSGKPHLGTEKQLILVANAHMHWDPEYSDVKLVQTMMFLSEVKNIIDKASRSLQSSVLGEFGAIPLVLCADLNSLPDSGVVEYLSTGGVETNHKDFKELRYNESLTNFSCNGKNGTTNGRITHGFKLKSAYESGLMPYTNYTFDFKGIIDYIFYSKPQLNTLGILGPLDHHWLVENNISGCPHPLIPSDHFSLFAQLELLLPFLPQVNGIHLPSRR; encoded by the exons ATGCCCAAAGAAAAATACGAGCCCCCTGACCCTCGGAGGATGTACACAATTATGTCCTCCGAGGAAGCAGCAAATGGAAAGAAATCACATTGGGCAGAGCTTGAAATAAGTG gaAAAGTAAGAAGCTTAAGCTCATCTTTGTGGTCACTAACTCACCTGACAGCTTTGCATCTGAGTGACAATTCCCTGTCCCGTATTCCTTCAGACATTGCCAAGCTTCACAATCTGGTGTATCTGGACCTGTCTTCTAATAAAATCCGGAGTTTACCGGCAGAACTCGGAAACATGGTATCACTCAG GGAACTCCATTTAAATAACAACCTGTTACGAGTTCTACCTTTTGAGCTGGGAAAACTGTTTCAGTTGCAGACTTTAGGCCTGAAAG gAAATCCACTTACCCAAGATATATTGAACCTCTATTTGGAACCAGATGGAACAAGAAGGCTACTGAACTATTTGCTTGATAATTTGGCAG TTTCAACAGAACAACCACCTCCAAGATCTTGGATTATGTTACAAGAACCAGACAGAACAAGGCCTACTG CCTTGTTTTCTGTCATGTGCTACAATGTTCTTTGTGATAAATACGCGACCCGGCAGTTATACGGCTACTGTCCATCATGGGCGCTAAACTGGGACTACAGGAAAAAGGCCATTATTCAAGAAATCTTGAGCTGCAATGCTGATATCGTAAGTCTTCAG GAGGTTGAAACAGAACAGTATTACAGTTTTTTTCTGGTAGAACTGAAAGAACGTGGCTATAATGGATTCTTTAGTCCTAAATCTAGAGCTAGGACAATgtcagaacaagaaagaaaacatgttgATGGCTGTGCAATATTCTTCAAGACAGAAAA atttactTTGGTTCAGAAACACACTGTTGAATTTAATCAGCTAGCGATGGCAAATTCAGAAGGGTCTGAAGCTATGCTGAACAGAGTCATGACAAAAGATAACATTGGAGTTGCAGTACTGCTAGAACTTCGAAAGGAATTGATTGAAATGTCAT CTGGAAAACCACATCTCGGAACAGAAAAACAACTGATTCTTGTGGCTAATGCTCATATGCATTGGGACCCTGAATACTCTGATGTGAAGTTGGTTCAGACAATGATGTTCCTCTCAGAAGTGAAGAACATTATTGACAAAGCCTCACGGAGCCTCCAGTCCAGTGTGTTGGGAGAGTTTGGAGCTATTCCACTGGTGTTGTGTGCAGATCTTAATTCTTTGCCAGACTCTG gtGTTGTAGAATATTTGAGCACTGGTGGAGTAGAAACAAACCATAAAGACTTTAAGGAGCTGAGATATAATGAAAGTCTTACAAACTTCAGCTGCAATGGGAAAAATGGGACGACCAATGGCAGGATCACGCATGGGTTCAAGTTAAAGAGTGCCTACGAGAGTGGCCTGATGCCCTACACGAACTACACCTTCGATTTCAAG GGTATAATTGACTACATCTTTTACTCTAAACCTCAGCTGAACACTTTAGGCATCCTGGGACCTCTGGATCACCATTGGCTAGTTGAGAATAATATCAGCGGCTGCCCACACCCACTCATCCCCTCTGATCACTTCTCACTTTTTGCACAACTGGAGCTCTTACTGCCTTTCCTGCCCCAAGTTAACGGCATTCACCTTCCCAGCAGGAGGTAG